Proteins encoded by one window of Burkholderia plantarii:
- a CDS encoding DUF1153 domain-containing protein has product MSTKMDEDIKRWTAKRKSALVMDIIQGKTTVAEASRTYDLSPSEVENWVDDGKRGMENALRANPLDVKEQYERQIKELQEAYGEAMLELRARKKLQSLLGEDEK; this is encoded by the coding sequence ATGAGCACGAAGATGGACGAAGACATCAAACGATGGACGGCCAAGCGCAAGAGCGCGCTGGTGATGGACATCATTCAGGGCAAGACGACGGTTGCCGAAGCCAGCCGAACCTATGACCTGTCGCCCTCCGAGGTCGAGAACTGGGTGGACGACGGCAAGCGAGGCATGGAGAACGCGCTTCGCGCCAATCCGCTGGACGTCAAGGAGCAGTACGAGCGGCAGATCAAGGAGTTGCAGGAGGCCTACGGCGAAGCCATGCTGGAGTTGCGCGCCAGAAAAAAATTGCAGTCCCTGCTGGGCGAGGACGAGAAGTGA
- a CDS encoding DDE-type integrase/transposase/recombinase, translated as MIETIHQGLKEEGVVVSISKLCKWFDVPRRTVYYRPVKAEPVVQARFSEPIKAMIEESPSFGYRTVAHLLGFNKNTVQRVFQLMGWQVRKRPVGFRPRVQSMPSVALKPNSRWSTDMCRIWAGRDGWATLALVIDCYTRELLGWHLSRSAKATTAASALEHALIARFGTLGRVSTPFLLRSDNGLVSRAKSTRSWCAITA; from the coding sequence GTGATCGAAACGATCCACCAGGGACTGAAAGAAGAAGGCGTTGTCGTTTCGATTTCCAAGCTCTGCAAGTGGTTCGATGTGCCGCGCCGAACCGTGTATTACCGGCCAGTCAAGGCAGAACCCGTCGTGCAGGCGCGTTTCTCGGAACCGATCAAGGCCATGATCGAGGAGTCGCCATCATTCGGCTATCGGACAGTGGCGCACCTGCTGGGCTTCAACAAGAACACGGTGCAACGCGTGTTCCAGTTGATGGGCTGGCAAGTGCGCAAGCGGCCAGTTGGCTTTCGGCCACGGGTGCAATCGATGCCATCGGTTGCGCTCAAACCGAACTCGCGCTGGTCGACCGACATGTGCCGTATCTGGGCGGGGCGAGACGGCTGGGCAACCTTGGCCCTGGTCATCGATTGCTACACGCGCGAGTTGCTGGGCTGGCACCTGTCCCGAAGCGCAAAGGCGACGACCGCGGCCAGCGCGCTGGAGCACGCGTTGATTGCTCGGTTCGGCACGCTGGGTCGAGTATCGACGCCATTCCTGTTGAGGAGCGACAACGGCCTGGTTTCACGAGCCAAAAGTACACGAAGCTGGTGCGCGATTACGGCCTGA